The following are encoded in a window of Corynebacterium marinum DSM 44953 genomic DNA:
- the rplI gene encoding 50S ribosomal protein L9: MKLILTAAVENLGVAGDIIEVKDGYGRNYLLPRGLAIVATRGAEKQIEGIQRAQEAREIRDLDHAREVRHQLEQLTGVTVQVRTSDSGKLFGSVKTDDIADAVKKAGGPTLDKRIIKLPKGLVKQTGNYQVSVQLHADVAGKINFEVVAA, encoded by the coding sequence ATGAAGCTGATCCTCACCGCTGCCGTTGAAAACCTCGGTGTCGCAGGCGACATTATCGAGGTCAAGGACGGTTACGGACGTAACTATCTGCTTCCCCGCGGACTGGCCATTGTGGCCACCCGTGGTGCTGAGAAGCAGATCGAGGGCATTCAGCGTGCCCAGGAGGCCCGCGAAATTCGCGACCTCGACCATGCCCGCGAGGTGCGCCACCAGCTCGAGCAGCTGACCGGCGTGACCGTGCAGGTCCGTACTTCTGACTCCGGCAAGCTCTTCGGTTCCGTGAAAACCGATGATATTGCTGACGCAGTGAAGAAGGCCGGCGGCCCGACCCTGGACAAGCGCATCATCAAGCTGCCCAAGGGTCTCGTGAAGCAGACCGGAAACTACCAGGTTTCCGTTCAGCTCCACGCCGACGTCGCCGGCAAGATCAACTTCGAGGTCGTCGCCGCGTAA
- a CDS encoding single-stranded DNA-binding protein produces MAIGDTPITVIGNVVADPELRFTPSGAAVANFRIASTPRVYNKDTGQYEDGEALFLTCNVWRQAAENVAESLSKGMRVIVNGRLKQRSYQTKEGEQRTVFEIEVDEVGPSLKFASATVNRKAREGGGFGGGGNFGGGQPQQPQSPPQQMQGGFGGQQQGNQAPPQQQPQRQQGGFGGQQGNQPQQMPANDPWGSAPPAGGFGGGAEDEPPF; encoded by the coding sequence ATGGCAATTGGAGATACCCCGATCACCGTCATCGGCAACGTAGTTGCTGATCCCGAACTCCGCTTCACCCCTTCGGGTGCGGCGGTGGCCAATTTCCGCATCGCCTCCACGCCCCGTGTCTACAACAAGGACACCGGGCAGTACGAGGACGGCGAAGCACTGTTCCTGACCTGCAACGTGTGGCGCCAGGCCGCCGAAAATGTCGCCGAGTCCCTCTCCAAGGGCATGCGCGTGATCGTCAACGGACGTCTGAAGCAGCGAAGCTACCAGACCAAAGAGGGCGAGCAGCGCACGGTGTTCGAGATCGAGGTCGACGAGGTAGGCCCGTCACTGAAGTTCGCTTCCGCGACCGTCAACCGTAAAGCCCGTGAGGGCGGCGGTTTCGGTGGCGGCGGAAACTTCGGTGGCGGCCAGCCTCAGCAGCCTCAGTCCCCGCCCCAGCAGATGCAGGGCGGTTTCGGCGGGCAGCAGCAGGGTAACCAGGCGCCGCCGCAGCAGCAGCCCCAGCGACAGCAGGGTGGCTTCGGCGGGCAGCAGGGTAACCAGCCGCAGCAGATGCCGGCCAACGACCCGTGGGGTTCCGCCCCGCCGGCCGGTGGTTTCGGCGGTGGAGCCGAGGACGAGCCTCCGTTCTGA
- the rpsF gene encoding 30S ribosomal protein S6: MRHYEIMIILDPSQDERTVAPSLDKYLEIVRKDNGKVEKVDVWGKRRLAYPINKKEEGVYAVVNVECESATVLEVDRVLSLNDSVLRTKVLRTDA, from the coding sequence GTGCGTCACTACGAAATCATGATCATTCTGGATCCGTCTCAGGATGAGCGCACCGTTGCCCCGTCCCTGGACAAGTACCTTGAGATTGTCCGCAAGGACAACGGCAAGGTCGAGAAGGTTGATGTGTGGGGCAAGCGTCGTCTTGCGTACCCGATCAACAAGAAGGAAGAGGGCGTTTACGCCGTAGTCAACGTGGAGTGCGAGTCTGCGACCGTGCTCGAGGTTGACCGCGTGCTGAGCCTGAACGACTCTGTCCTGCGCACCAAGGTCCTGCGGACCGACGCTTAA
- a CDS encoding glycosyltransferase family 87 protein: MRTLHPEERVSPALTEPVSGGVVSFLGGPVGRFAAVGRQRWWTPLRVLISVALVFLSFGFLSKARCLGGSQGEDGLISLNWSGNRQYVAACYNDITPLYSGRGLDQGGFPYAFSWVEGDLTRYLEYPVLAGLFQWLMAGLSRLTYPLIELTPLIIPAASWYFALTALAMSGMWVFTIRLVADLAGNRVWDTVLVAASPLVVVHAFTNWDIPSIMFVVGALHAVSRGRPGLAGVLIGLGTAFKLWPLYVLGAFLVLAVRDRRPAPFLTMLLTSAVTWLAVNLPVMVMYPAAWNEFLRLNSERGFEWTTIYALVSRNTLLPDMPVQVLNTVSFGLFAAACLAIAVLGLRARRRPRVAELVFLIVVAFLLFNKVWSPQYSLWLIVPAVLAFPRWRLLLAWMFVDALVWPLLMWHMLGTDNNGIPAGLLDVVLLARLVILAAMAVLVVRQMLGRGVDKVTAAHGGADPLAFPEPVPARP, translated from the coding sequence ATGCGGACCCTCCACCCCGAAGAGCGGGTTTCCCCGGCCCTGACGGAACCCGTCTCCGGAGGTGTTGTCTCCTTCCTGGGCGGGCCCGTCGGCCGGTTCGCCGCGGTGGGGCGGCAGCGGTGGTGGACGCCGCTGCGGGTGCTCATCTCGGTGGCCCTGGTGTTCCTGTCCTTCGGTTTCCTGTCCAAGGCGCGCTGCCTCGGGGGATCGCAAGGTGAGGACGGCCTGATCTCCCTCAACTGGTCCGGCAACCGCCAGTATGTCGCTGCCTGCTACAACGACATCACCCCGCTCTACTCCGGGCGCGGCCTGGATCAGGGCGGCTTCCCCTACGCCTTCTCCTGGGTGGAGGGGGATCTGACCCGCTACCTCGAGTACCCGGTGTTGGCGGGCCTGTTCCAGTGGCTCATGGCGGGACTGTCCCGCCTGACGTACCCGCTCATCGAACTCACCCCGCTGATCATTCCGGCCGCCTCCTGGTATTTCGCCCTCACGGCGCTGGCGATGTCGGGCATGTGGGTGTTCACCATCCGGCTCGTGGCCGATCTGGCGGGCAACCGCGTCTGGGACACCGTGCTCGTGGCGGCCTCTCCGCTGGTCGTCGTCCACGCCTTCACCAACTGGGACATCCCGTCGATCATGTTCGTGGTCGGAGCGCTCCACGCAGTCAGCCGCGGCCGCCCGGGCCTGGCCGGTGTACTCATCGGCCTGGGCACCGCCTTCAAACTGTGGCCGCTGTACGTGCTGGGCGCTTTCCTGGTGCTCGCCGTCCGGGACCGCCGCCCGGCCCCGTTCCTCACCATGCTCCTCACCTCCGCGGTGACCTGGCTGGCGGTCAACCTCCCGGTCATGGTCATGTACCCGGCGGCGTGGAACGAATTCCTCCGGCTCAACAGCGAGCGCGGCTTCGAGTGGACCACCATCTACGCGCTCGTCTCCCGGAACACCCTCCTGCCGGACATGCCCGTCCAGGTCCTCAACACGGTCTCCTTCGGGCTGTTCGCCGCGGCCTGCCTGGCCATCGCGGTTCTGGGCCTGCGCGCGCGCCGGCGCCCCCGCGTGGCCGAGCTGGTCTTCCTCATCGTCGTGGCGTTCCTGCTCTTCAACAAAGTGTGGTCGCCGCAGTATTCGCTCTGGCTGATCGTCCCCGCGGTGCTGGCGTTTCCCCGGTGGCGGCTCCTGCTCGCCTGGATGTTCGTCGACGCCCTGGTGTGGCCGTTGCTCATGTGGCACATGCTCGGCACGGACAACAACGGCATCCCCGCCGGGCTTCTCGATGTCGTCCTCCTCGCGCGCCTGGTCATCCTCGCGGCGATGGCGGTACTGGTGGTCCGCCAGATGCTCGGCCGCGGGGTGGACAAGGTGACGGCCGCCCACGGCGGCGCGGACCCCCTGGCGTTTCCCGAACCGGTGCCGGCTCGACCATGA
- a CDS encoding transglycosylase domain-containing protein — protein MTEKKNNASRGSTRAGSASKPKDKRDLRDRPVLLAVLGGLLALILIPLGVFLVAYSTVDVPEPGELTTAQVSSIYASDSATELARVVPPEGNRRQVSLEEVPESLQNAVLAAEDREFWTNQGFSFTGFGRAVLGQITGNTSAGGGSTITQQYVKNALVGDDHSYVRKARELVYSVKMTNQWSKEEILSAYLNTVYLGRNAYGVEAASHAYFDKPVTDLTPEQSAMLAATVQLPSQLDPWNNPQGAEQRWNYVLDGMVDMEVLPAEERNGMVYPETRDPAEYSAYTEATGTNGMIKNHVINELKAVGITEQDVTTRGLRITTTIDPAAQSATVDAVQNNLAPLQDDAAAAAVSVEPGTGAVRAYYGGEDAAGWDYGNAALQTGSTFKIFGLAAALQQGIPLTAMYDSSPVTLPGNIVVENWDGGSAGYTTLSEALKNSYNTSFIRLQDDLNNTTQDTADMAHALGVAESLPGVPQTLTENGAQPYEGIILGQYQSRPLDMATALATVANRGVWHQTYFVERVETGDGELLYQHESGQGERRVAEVVADNLLYAMQPIAAFSNGNALAGGRPSAAKTGTAQLGDTGNNKDAWMVGATPQLATAVWVGTADNTSAIFNEWGGNMFGSGSPSRIWKAAMDGAHQDKEILQFAAPGPINFGTGIPSGGNGMRYAPAPAPVRAPAPARVPAPAPAPAPEPEPEPAPEEVEEAPAVEPPAEPPAQSIPMPQLPTPDENGEIEILPGLTIEVPN, from the coding sequence TTGACTGAGAAGAAGAACAACGCATCGCGCGGGTCGACCCGGGCAGGTTCCGCGTCGAAGCCGAAGGACAAGCGGGACCTCCGGGACCGGCCGGTTCTGCTGGCCGTGCTCGGCGGGCTGCTTGCGCTGATCCTCATCCCCCTGGGCGTTTTTCTCGTGGCGTACTCCACGGTCGACGTCCCGGAACCGGGTGAGCTGACGACCGCGCAGGTGTCATCCATCTACGCCTCCGACTCCGCCACCGAGCTCGCCCGTGTCGTGCCGCCGGAGGGTAACCGCCGGCAGGTGTCGCTGGAAGAGGTCCCGGAGTCGCTGCAGAACGCGGTGCTCGCCGCGGAGGACCGCGAGTTCTGGACCAACCAGGGCTTCTCCTTCACCGGATTCGGCCGCGCCGTCCTCGGCCAGATCACCGGCAACACCTCCGCCGGCGGCGGATCCACGATCACGCAGCAGTACGTGAAGAACGCGCTGGTGGGCGACGACCACTCCTACGTGCGCAAGGCCCGCGAGCTGGTCTACTCGGTGAAGATGACCAACCAGTGGTCCAAGGAGGAGATCCTCTCCGCTTACCTCAACACCGTCTACCTCGGGCGCAACGCCTACGGGGTCGAGGCGGCGTCGCACGCCTACTTCGACAAGCCCGTGACGGACCTGACCCCCGAGCAGAGCGCCATGCTCGCCGCCACGGTCCAGCTGCCCAGCCAGCTGGACCCCTGGAACAACCCGCAGGGCGCCGAGCAGCGGTGGAATTACGTCCTTGACGGCATGGTCGACATGGAGGTCCTCCCCGCCGAGGAACGCAACGGAATGGTCTACCCCGAGACCCGCGACCCGGCCGAGTACTCCGCCTACACCGAGGCGACCGGCACCAACGGCATGATCAAGAATCACGTGATCAACGAATTGAAGGCCGTCGGCATCACCGAACAGGACGTGACCACCCGGGGTCTGCGCATCACCACCACGATCGACCCGGCGGCGCAGTCCGCCACGGTGGACGCGGTGCAGAACAACCTCGCCCCGCTCCAGGACGACGCCGCCGCCGCAGCCGTCTCCGTCGAGCCGGGCACCGGCGCCGTCCGCGCCTACTACGGCGGCGAGGACGCCGCGGGCTGGGATTACGGCAACGCGGCCCTGCAGACCGGCTCGACCTTCAAGATCTTCGGTCTGGCCGCCGCCCTCCAGCAGGGCATCCCGCTGACGGCGATGTACGACTCCTCCCCGGTGACGCTTCCGGGCAACATCGTGGTGGAGAACTGGGACGGCGGCAGCGCCGGATACACCACCCTCTCAGAGGCCCTGAAGAACTCCTACAACACCAGCTTCATCCGCCTTCAGGACGACCTGAACAACACCACCCAGGACACCGCCGACATGGCGCACGCCCTGGGCGTTGCGGAGTCTCTCCCGGGTGTCCCGCAGACCCTCACCGAGAACGGCGCGCAGCCCTACGAGGGCATCATCCTCGGCCAGTACCAGTCCCGTCCCCTCGACATGGCCACCGCCCTGGCCACGGTGGCCAACCGTGGCGTGTGGCACCAGACCTACTTCGTCGAGCGGGTCGAGACCGGCGACGGCGAGCTGCTTTACCAGCATGAGTCCGGGCAGGGTGAGCGCCGCGTCGCGGAGGTCGTCGCCGACAACCTGCTCTACGCCATGCAACCGATCGCCGCGTTCTCCAACGGTAACGCCCTCGCAGGCGGGCGCCCCTCCGCGGCCAAGACCGGTACCGCACAGCTCGGCGACACGGGCAACAACAAGGACGCCTGGATGGTAGGCGCCACCCCGCAGCTGGCCACGGCCGTGTGGGTCGGCACCGCCGACAACACCTCCGCCATCTTCAACGAGTGGGGCGGCAACATGTTCGGCTCCGGTTCCCCCTCCCGCATCTGGAAGGCGGCGATGGACGGCGCCCACCAGGACAAGGAGATCCTCCAGTTCGCGGCGCCCGGCCCCATCAACTTCGGCACCGGCATCCCCTCCGGCGGCAACGGGATGCGCTACGCCCCGGCCCCCGCTCCGGTGCGGGCGCCCGCGCCCGCCCGGGTGCCGGCGCCGGCACCCGCCCCCGCGCCGGAGCCGGAGCCGGAGCCCGCCCCGGAGGAGGTCGAGGAGGCTCCGGCCGTCGAGCCGCCGGCGGAGCCGCCCGCCCAGTCGATCCCGATGCCGCAGCTGCCGACCCCCGACGAGAACGGTGAGATCGAGATCCTGCCCGGCCTGACCATCGAAGTGCCCAACTAG
- a CDS encoding DUF5318 family protein gives MPAGNVVYRNEISHRFARQDLLRRWRANEVSREDVCDADFLLVTAARYHGVPATHPCPVCGSGDLRIVQWIHGEHLGRKSGTARSDEEIAAIVAAGKEVTVHIVEVCPACRWNHLLTAATATAG, from the coding sequence GTGCCTGCCGGAAATGTGGTCTACCGCAACGAAATCTCCCACCGATTCGCCCGACAGGACCTCCTGCGCCGCTGGCGGGCCAACGAGGTTTCCCGCGAGGACGTGTGCGACGCGGACTTCCTGCTGGTCACTGCCGCCCGCTACCACGGCGTGCCCGCCACCCACCCGTGCCCGGTCTGCGGTTCGGGGGACCTGCGCATCGTCCAGTGGATTCACGGCGAACACCTCGGCCGTAAGTCGGGCACGGCGCGCAGCGACGAGGAGATCGCCGCCATCGTGGCCGCGGGTAAAGAGGTCACCGTCCACATCGTCGAGGTGTGCCCCGCGTGCCGGTGGAACCATCTCCTCACCGCCGCCACCGCCACCGCCGGCTGA
- a CDS encoding inositol-3-phosphate synthase — protein sequence MSKVRVAIVGVGNCAASLVQGVEFYKDTPADGKVPGLMHVQFGDYHVKDVEFVAAFDVDAAKVGTDLADAIDASMNCTIKFADVPATGITVQRGPTLDGLGSHYTDSIEESADAPVDVAQALREAEVDVVVSYLPVGSEQADKFYAQAAIDAGCAFVNALPVFIASDPVWAQKFVDAGLPIVGDDIKSQVGATITHRVMAKLFEDRGVRLERTMQLNVGGNMDFKNMLDRDRLESKKISKTQAVTSNLHEGPLAGKVSDRNVHIGPSDYVEWLDDRKWAYVRLEGTAFGEVPLNLEYKLEVWDSPNSAGIIIDAVRAAKIALDRKISGPVLPASAYLMKSPPVQMADDDARAQLEAFIIGAED from the coding sequence ATGAGCAAGGTTCGCGTAGCGATTGTCGGCGTCGGCAACTGTGCCGCATCGCTGGTCCAGGGCGTGGAATTCTATAAGGACACCCCCGCTGACGGAAAGGTCCCGGGCCTGATGCACGTCCAGTTCGGCGACTACCACGTCAAGGACGTGGAGTTCGTAGCCGCCTTCGACGTCGACGCCGCCAAGGTGGGCACCGATCTGGCCGACGCCATCGACGCCTCCATGAACTGCACCATCAAGTTCGCCGACGTCCCGGCCACCGGCATCACCGTCCAGCGCGGTCCGACCCTGGACGGCCTGGGGTCCCACTACACGGACTCGATCGAGGAGTCCGCGGACGCGCCCGTCGACGTCGCACAGGCCCTCCGCGAGGCCGAGGTCGACGTCGTCGTCTCCTACCTCCCCGTCGGCTCCGAGCAGGCCGACAAGTTCTACGCCCAGGCCGCCATCGACGCGGGCTGCGCCTTCGTCAACGCCCTGCCGGTGTTCATCGCCTCCGACCCGGTCTGGGCCCAGAAGTTCGTCGACGCGGGCCTCCCGATCGTCGGCGACGACATCAAGTCCCAGGTGGGCGCCACCATCACCCACCGGGTGATGGCGAAGCTCTTCGAGGACCGCGGCGTCCGCCTCGAGCGCACCATGCAGCTCAACGTCGGCGGCAACATGGACTTCAAGAACATGCTCGACCGTGACCGCCTGGAGTCCAAGAAGATCTCCAAGACCCAGGCCGTCACCTCCAACCTGCACGAGGGCCCGCTGGCCGGCAAGGTCTCGGACCGTAACGTCCACATCGGCCCCTCCGACTACGTGGAGTGGCTCGACGACCGCAAGTGGGCCTACGTCCGCCTCGAGGGCACCGCCTTCGGCGAGGTGCCGCTGAACCTGGAGTACAAGCTCGAGGTCTGGGACTCCCCCAACTCGGCCGGCATCATCATCGACGCCGTCCGCGCCGCCAAGATCGCCCTCGACCGCAAGATCTCGGGCCCGGTCCTCCCGGCTTCGGCCTACCTGATGAAGTCCCCGCCGGTGCAGATGGCCGACGACGATGCCCGCGCCCAGCTCGAGGCCTTCATCATCGGCGCCGAGGACTAG
- a CDS encoding MarR family winged helix-turn-helix transcriptional regulator: MTSTTPEDIAARIRPAMTKLYVMYFRIAEQSDLTGPQLSIMARLKDNGPARISQIAREEGIRMPTASNALHQLEQRELVERIRDEQDRRGVRVRLTRLGVSELERVGEERTKYLAEMIGTLGDEDLARAGELVDIINKLADSYGTDLIDTNSG, translated from the coding sequence ATGACATCAACAACCCCGGAGGACATCGCCGCCCGGATCCGCCCGGCAATGACGAAGTTGTACGTCATGTACTTCCGCATTGCCGAGCAGTCCGACCTGACCGGCCCGCAGTTGTCGATCATGGCCAGGCTCAAGGACAACGGCCCCGCGCGGATCAGCCAGATCGCGCGGGAAGAGGGAATCCGCATGCCCACCGCCTCCAACGCGCTCCACCAGCTGGAGCAGCGGGAGCTGGTGGAGCGGATCCGCGACGAGCAGGACCGCCGCGGCGTGCGGGTCAGGCTCACCCGACTGGGAGTGAGCGAGCTCGAGCGGGTCGGCGAAGAACGCACGAAGTACCTCGCCGAGATGATCGGCACCCTCGGGGACGAGGACCTCGCGCGCGCCGGCGAGCTGGTGGACATCATCAACAAACTCGCGGACAGCTACGGCACGGACCTGATTGACACGAACAGCGGGTAA
- a CDS encoding universal stress protein: MATPIHAATDAPARILVAWRPGSPGTEAIDLAAWLSRTVDVQIRVVSTFLRPWPAAPLGRLGGKYRKWFRKEAEACETAVKRALSDAGVDKESWSEQVSVFLDGPSESVLLSDAANSFDAHLVILGSDAAAPKGRFLAGSTADALLHSSPKPLGLAPRAVKLAKRGVTRVNYAFLESEIDENDPSLHFAAQLADSWGVDLRVLAFSPSGLADQPFHDKFDFSRELVDEWREHSLAVLDRSHDVIADLFPDLAVESEIGSGKGWQGAIDALKWKKGDLLVLGSTPPGTLERVFVGSTATDFLRHVHVPVLIHPAHRY; encoded by the coding sequence ATGGCGACTCCAATTCACGCTGCCACTGATGCACCTGCCCGCATCCTGGTCGCCTGGCGACCCGGATCCCCAGGCACCGAGGCCATCGACCTCGCGGCCTGGCTCAGCCGCACCGTCGACGTCCAGATCCGCGTCGTGTCCACCTTCCTCCGGCCGTGGCCGGCCGCCCCCCTTGGCCGTCTGGGCGGCAAGTACCGCAAGTGGTTCCGGAAAGAGGCCGAGGCCTGCGAAACGGCCGTGAAGCGGGCGCTGTCCGACGCGGGTGTCGACAAGGAGAGCTGGAGCGAGCAGGTCTCCGTCTTCCTCGACGGGCCCTCGGAATCCGTTCTGCTCAGCGACGCGGCGAACAGTTTCGACGCCCACCTGGTCATCCTCGGTTCCGACGCAGCCGCGCCCAAGGGACGCTTCCTCGCCGGATCCACCGCGGACGCGCTGCTGCACTCCTCCCCCAAACCGCTCGGGCTCGCCCCCCGCGCGGTCAAACTGGCCAAACGAGGGGTCACCCGCGTCAACTACGCTTTCCTCGAGAGCGAGATCGACGAGAATGACCCTTCCCTCCACTTCGCCGCGCAGCTGGCCGACAGTTGGGGCGTGGATCTGCGTGTCCTCGCGTTCTCCCCTTCCGGTCTGGCCGACCAGCCTTTCCACGACAAGTTCGACTTCAGCCGGGAGCTCGTCGACGAGTGGCGCGAGCATTCCCTCGCCGTCCTCGACCGCTCCCACGATGTCATCGCGGACCTCTTCCCCGACCTGGCCGTCGAGTCGGAGATCGGCTCGGGCAAGGGCTGGCAGGGAGCGATCGACGCATTGAAGTGGAAGAAGGGCGACCTGCTGGTCCTCGGCTCCACCCCGCCCGGCACGCTGGAGCGGGTTTTCGTCGGCTCCACCGCCACGGATTTCCTCCGCCACGTCCACGTGCCCGTCCTCATCCACCCCGCGCACCGGTATTGA
- a CDS encoding rhodanese-related sulfurtransferase, translating to MAISKILLYYRFTPISDPQAVMLWQRDLCESLGLKGRILISEHGINGTVGGDMDACKRYIRKTRDYPGFRDMEFKWSEGGAEDFPKLSVKVRDEIVAFNAAGEIKVDEDGVMGGGVHLKPEEVNELVDARGDDVVFFDGRNALEAQIGRFRDAVVPDVETTHDFIAELESGKYDWMKDRPVVSYCTGGIRCEVLSALMKNRGFQEVYQIDGGIVRYGEKYGNQGLWEGSLYVFDKRMHMEFGEDYKKLGHCVHCGDHTNNFINCINEDTCRKQALVCESCAAQPATAHCGRSDCAEVAAAAAN from the coding sequence GTGGCCATCAGCAAAATTCTCCTCTACTACCGCTTCACCCCGATCTCCGATCCGCAGGCAGTGATGCTCTGGCAGCGCGACCTCTGCGAATCCCTCGGGTTGAAGGGCAGGATCCTCATCTCCGAGCACGGCATCAACGGCACCGTGGGCGGCGACATGGACGCGTGCAAGCGCTACATCCGCAAGACGCGCGACTACCCGGGCTTCCGCGACATGGAGTTCAAGTGGTCCGAGGGCGGCGCGGAGGATTTCCCCAAGCTCTCCGTGAAGGTGCGCGACGAGATCGTGGCCTTCAACGCGGCGGGGGAGATCAAGGTCGACGAGGACGGCGTCATGGGCGGCGGGGTGCACCTCAAACCGGAGGAGGTCAACGAGCTTGTCGACGCCCGCGGCGACGACGTCGTCTTCTTCGACGGCCGCAACGCCCTGGAGGCGCAGATCGGCCGGTTCCGTGACGCGGTCGTCCCGGACGTAGAGACCACCCACGACTTCATCGCCGAACTGGAGTCCGGCAAATACGACTGGATGAAAGACCGCCCGGTGGTGTCCTACTGCACCGGCGGCATCCGGTGCGAGGTGCTCAGCGCACTGATGAAGAACCGCGGTTTCCAGGAGGTCTACCAGATCGACGGCGGCATCGTCCGCTACGGCGAGAAATACGGCAACCAGGGGCTGTGGGAGGGCTCACTCTACGTCTTCGACAAGCGGATGCACATGGAGTTCGGCGAGGACTACAAGAAGCTCGGCCACTGCGTCCACTGCGGCGACCACACGAACAACTTCATCAACTGCATCAACGAGGACACCTGCCGGAAGCAGGCGCTGGTGTGCGAATCGTGTGCGGCGCAGCCGGCGACCGCGCACTGCGGTCGCTCGGACTGCGCCGAGGTGGCGGCCGCCGCCGCGAACTAG
- a CDS encoding Imm70 family immunity protein, which yields MKDEAPLAIVFLESGFCPSGLGEETARQFNLIRDALSQVPPSLAVFDQKDLNKKGPWSGNLSPVVTSCAHLYTTSEGQDLLFEIVSIPASAGAVPESALPPPRVATEEHPIDSFPWPSAKFSSTTASPRSPIRRQ from the coding sequence ATGAAGGATGAGGCCCCTCTGGCGATTGTTTTCCTGGAGTCCGGATTTTGTCCGAGTGGTCTGGGTGAGGAGACTGCTCGTCAGTTCAACCTTATTCGCGATGCTCTCTCGCAGGTTCCTCCGAGCCTGGCGGTGTTTGACCAGAAGGACCTGAACAAAAAAGGTCCCTGGTCGGGTAACCTCAGCCCTGTCGTGACATCCTGTGCGCATCTCTACACCACGTCGGAGGGGCAGGATCTGCTTTTCGAGATTGTCAGCATCCCGGCGTCCGCCGGAGCCGTCCCGGAATCAGCGCTACCGCCTCCTCGAGTGGCGACGGAAGAGCACCCGATAGACTCCTTTCCGTGGCCATCAGCAAAATTCTCCTCTACTACCGCTTCACCCCGATCTCCGATCCGCAGGCAGTGA